AATAATCAAGCTTTATCCTTATCGCACCTTTTTATAACAACTTGATCTACCCCTGAGGCCAGACCTTAGAATTGCTGATTTGTGACATAATGTAACAACGAAAAATGATACAGTAATCTATCAAACACCATATTCCTtaatcatgaaatcatgattattattattatttgaaggACAAGTTCTTATCATCCTCATTAGTCCTATCATTTGGTAGAGTGAGATTAATTGTTCAACGACCTATAAGAATTTCCTTCTTAAAGTTGAACACAAGAGGGACATTGTTAAGCCCCAAACGCATTTGACCATTAACCATACGAACTCCAACATCCTTACAAACAACTTTACAGTAAACAAACTTGTAACCCCTCCCATACTTCTCAATCCTGAACCAATTCCTCCTACTCTTAGGACCAACATTAATGAAAAACTTCCCCCTTTTCGAATCATCGTACTTCTCTAGCTGCCACATTGTCGAATTAAGACAGTCGTAGGTGCTGTAAATTGCAACATTTAAATCAGTGGACACACGTACTACGCCTTTCTTTTTTTCGACTGGGATTAATTCTAGGCCATGGCCATGTGGTTCAACGTAACGTTTTGGTATGACACTTAGTTGACATGCCTCGTTGTCGATGGTTTCTACGGCAACGCCACCGTATTTTTCACCGTTTACTGGTACGATAAAGTACGTTTTCTCTGTTCGGAGAAGTTTGCCATCTGTGTCACGAATTGGTCCAGGTGAG
The Capsicum annuum cultivar UCD-10X-F1 chromosome 6, UCD10Xv1.1, whole genome shotgun sequence DNA segment above includes these coding regions:
- the LOC107874700 gene encoding miraculin, which encodes MKKIFLLVLFFSFYFAIFTNSWLSEASSSPGPIRDTDGKLLRTEKTYFIVPVNGEKYGGVAVETIDNEACQLSVIPKRYVEPHGHGLELIPVEKKKGVVRVSTDLNVAIYSTYDCLNSTMWQLEKYDDSKRGKFFINVGPKSRRNWFRIEKYGRGYKFVYCKVVCKDVGVRMVNGQMRLGLNNVPLVFNFKKEILIGR